The region CAGCCCGCGAGGCATCGCTACCCAGCCAGCGCCGGCGTCGCGGTCTCGCTTGTACCGCTCGGCAACGCGGTCGAGCTGGCGCTTGATGTCGGAGCGGAGCGCGGCGGGGAGCATCGTCATGCGATCGTCACCGCCCTTGCCACCTCGGACGACGAGTTCCCGTCGCTCCAGCTGCACATCCTTCACACGTAGCGTGAGCGCTTCCATCAACCGCAGACCGGAGCCGTAGAGCAGGTGGGCAACCAAGCGCTGCTGACCGCTCATCTCGCCCAGGACTGCGCCGACTTCGTCGCGCGTGAGGACGATGGGCAGGCGCCGGGGCCTGTGCGGTCGCACGATGCCTGCAGCCGCTTCGATCGGCAGGTCCAGCACCTCGCGGTAAAGGAACAGGAGCGCGCTTGCAGCCTGGTTCTGCGTCGACGCGCTCACACGCTGCTCGGCGGCGAGATGAGTCAGGAACGCGGCGACGGCGACGCCATCGAGCTCCTCCGGATGACGACGGCCGTGGAAGATCACGTAGCGGCGGATCCACCCCACATACGCCTCCTCCGTCCGCGGACTGTACTGCCTCGCCCGGATCGCCTGGCGGACCTGCTGGAGCAGCTTCGGCCGGCTGCTGGTTGGGGAATCTGCGCGTTTCGCGGTCATTCGGAGCGCCGGGGGTTCTCATCGCCAGCGCTTACGATGGCCGGATCGGCGGGGCGGCTCCATGCCGCGATGGGCCGGGATTCAGGTGACGCGGTGATGGCGAACGAGTGCTTGACGCACTTCGTGCCTCTCAGTCACAGTCGCATCGTGACCGGGGGGCACGGATGGGTGCGAATAGCGAAGCGTACGATCGGGGCGTGACAGAACGGCTCGATCAGCGGCGTTGGGCAGGACACCGGCCGTCGAGGCAGAGATACCAGGATAGACCCGACGTAGCACCCGGTCAACGATCTCGCACGTGTGGGAGCGATTCGCCTGGCCGCCCGGGCCCTGACTGGGTCACCTGGCGCGGGCGCATTCGGGATTGCCTGCGGCGGCGCGGGCGGCCTACCTTCGCGGCTCGCAACCATTTCCATGGCAAGGACCGGCGAGGATGACAGACGAATCGGCACTGCACCTGGGTGAGGATCTGGACGAGGCGGGAGCACGGAACGGGCGGGCGACACTCGTCGAGCCCGGCCACCTCACGACGCACGGGGTCATCCTCGGCATGACGGGCTCCGGCAAGACGGGTCTCGGGATCGTGCTGCTCGAGGAGGCACTGTCACGCGGAATCCCGGCGCTGATCCTCGATCCCAAGGGCGACATGGGGAACCTGCTCCTCAACTTCCCCGCCCTGCGGCCGCAGGATTTCCGGCCGTGGATCGATGAGGCGGAGGCCGCCCGCACGAAGCAGTCGCCCGATGACCTCGCGGCGAGCACGGCCGAGACGTGGCGGAAAGGCCTGGAGAGCTGGGGCACGACGCCGGACGACATGCGACGTCTCGGCATGAACGCCCGCTTCACCATCTTCACGCCGGGCTCCACCGCGGGCGTGCCGCTCGACGTCGTGGGATCGCTGCGCGCGCCGGACGCGGGACTCGACTCCGAGTCGCGCGCGGATGAGATCGAGGGCTTCACGTCGGGCCTGCTCGCACTCGTCAACCGCACGGGCGATCCCCTGTCGAGCGCCGATCACATCCTCATCTCCAACCTGATCGCGCGCGCGTGGGACGCGGGCCAGAGCCTCGACCTGCCAGCGCTCGTCGCGCAGATCGCGAATCCGCCGATCCGGAAGCTCGGCGTGTTCGACCTCGACACGTTCATGCCGCCGAAGGATCGAATGTCACTCGCGGTGCAGCTGAACGCGCTGCTGGCATCGCCATCGTTCGCACCCTGGATGCGCGGCGTGCCGCTCGACATGCAGCGCATGCTGTTCGACGACGACAACCGCCCGCGCGCCGCCATCCTCTACCTCGCCCACCTGTCCGAGCCGGAACGCCAGTTCATCGTGACGCTCGCGATGTCGCGCATGGTCGGCTGGATGCGCACGCAGCCCGGCACGTCGGACCTGCGCGCGCTGATCTACATGGATGAGGTCGCCGGGTTCGCACCGCCCACGGCGCAGCCGCCGTCGAAGAAGCCTATCCTCACGATCCTGAAGCAGGGACGCGCGCACGGCATCGGCATGGTACTGTCCACGCAGAATCCCGTGGATCTCGACTACAAGGCGATGTCCAACGCGGGGACCTGGATGATCGGCCGCCTCCAGACCGAGCGCGACAAGGCCCGCATTCTCGAGGGCATGCGCTCCGCGGCCGGCAACGTCGACATCGATGCGCTCGACACCATGATCGGCGCTCTCGGCAAGCGACAGTTCCT is a window of Longimicrobiales bacterium DNA encoding:
- a CDS encoding integron integrase is translated as MTAKRADSPTSSRPKLLQQVRQAIRARQYSPRTEEAYVGWIRRYVIFHGRRHPEELDGVAVAAFLTHLAAEQRVSASTQNQAASALLFLYREVLDLPIEAAAGIVRPHRPRRLPIVLTRDEVGAVLGEMSGQQRLVAHLLYGSGLRLMEALTLRVKDVQLERRELVVRGGKGGDDRMTMLPAALRSDIKRQLDRVAERYKRDRDAGAGWVAMPRGLERKMPGAGRQLGWQWLFPAVRRHTDPESGQQRRHHLHESSVQRAVSHAVRVAGITKRATCHTFRHSFATHLLQSGYDIRTIQELLGHRQVETTMIYTHVLNGGPGVRSPLDALLLDG
- a CDS encoding DUF87 domain-containing protein, which codes for MTDESALHLGEDLDEAGARNGRATLVEPGHLTTHGVILGMTGSGKTGLGIVLLEEALSRGIPALILDPKGDMGNLLLNFPALRPQDFRPWIDEAEAARTKQSPDDLAASTAETWRKGLESWGTTPDDMRRLGMNARFTIFTPGSTAGVPLDVVGSLRAPDAGLDSESRADEIEGFTSGLLALVNRTGDPLSSADHILISNLIARAWDAGQSLDLPALVAQIANPPIRKLGVFDLDTFMPPKDRMSLAVQLNALLASPSFAPWMRGVPLDMQRMLFDDDNRPRAAILYLAHLSEPERQFIVTLAMSRMVGWMRTQPGTSDLRALIYMDEVAGFAPPTAQPPSKKPILTILKQGRAHGIGMVLSTQNPVDLDYKAMSNAGTWMIGRLQTERDKARILEGMRSAAGNVDIDALDTMIGALGKRQFLLHTARGGAPRRFTTRWAMSFLRGPLTRIEIERLMQDDPDRSAATGMTSAGDASAESAASAGAGAAGGSTGRTATVGVGETTGVLAGGAVPAGGSIGTAGSQPDTLRADEVTIPPDVASGVPVRYLDAAVPWATEIGAHPGSPHLEAAIAARVHLRYDDTAAGVDHTETWECILFPLTDPARPEDARVVDYDERDLRADPPPHAAWALPQAPIDKATYFRTFGRQLEDYLHRTRTTDVLANGELKLYSRVGESREEFIARCRTEGAARADADAAKLRDRVQTKLDRLEKQQRTAEDRVRELTVDSKQRVQQEIVAGAGQLLSMFLGGRRNVRALSGVASRRGITRRTQERLDTAQGRVEDVAEEMKSLEAELADELVELQEKWDACAENIETRTIPLEKNDIHVAEVVLLWVPVE